Below is a genomic region from Isosphaeraceae bacterium EP7.
CCTGTCGCTTCGGATCGGTCATGGCATGGGTCTCCGGGAGAGAGTCGGGGCGCGTGCCGACGCGCCCCGGTCGCGGACTTTCGAGGTTGAGTCAGGAGGCCTCGTCAGCCGTGCGGGAATGGAGCTTACTTGCTGCCCTTGCCCTTGACGACCAGCGACTTCACCCCGCGGAGATTTTCCTGCTCGTCCAGCGGCCGGACGAGGCGGAAGCCGCAGAATGTGGCGTCGGTGTGCCACCAGATGCTCTGGGGTCGCTGGGGGTCCTGCACGCTCCACTCGAGGTCTGAGCCCCGGCGGGCGGCCGAGCGGAGGCGGTCGGAATCATCGTCCCACGACCCGCCGCGGGCGACGTAGGAATATTCCTTGGGCGTGGGGAAATTCACGGGGCCTGGCGCGGTCGCCGCGGCCGTCCCGTAGAACTTGGGGTCGTAATGGTCGATGCACCACTCCGCGACATTCCCGTGCATGTCGTGCAGGCCCCAGGGGTTGGGCTTCTTCTTGCCGACCTGCTGCGGCTTCTCGGTGTTCTCGACGAACCAGGCGTACTCGTCGATGTCGGCGGGGTCGTCGCCGAAGGAATAGGCCGTCTTGGTGCCGGCGCGACAAGCATATTCCCACTCGGCTTCGGTGGGCAGGCGATAGGTCTTGCCCGTCTTGGCCGAGAGCCATCGGGTGTATTCCATCGCGGCGTGGTGGGTCATACAGATGACCGGCTGATTCCTGCGTCCGTAGCCGAAGGTCATGTCGGCGTAGGGCGGGGTCGGCCGGGTGACGGCGTCGCCGGCCTTCTCGGAGTCAACCTGAGCCTTCAGGTCGATCTTCTCGCGCGACTTCCGCTTGAGGTCCATTGCGGCGGCGAACTCGTCGAATTCGTCCCAGGTGACCTCGACCCTGCCCATCCAGAACGGGGCGATCTTGACGTCGTGGACAGGCCCTTCGTCGTCGGATCGCTTGGCCTCGGTGTCGGGGCTGCCCATCGAGTACGTTCCCCCCGGGATGGGGAGCATCTGGAAGGAGAGGGCCGTGCCGGGGATGGTCTCGGTGTAGGGTTTCTGATCGCCCGCAGGTGGGGCGGCTTCCTGGGCGCCGGCGACGGACGCGACGCCGATCGCGGACGAGGCGAAGACCGCGAACAGACGACGCAGCGGGATGGGGGACACCTGTGGTAAGCTCCGGATTCTGGGACGCGAACGAGACGCATGGCCTCGATTTGGGAGAATCAACGCCGATGATCGGGCGGAATCGAGCCGCGTATGCGGCGGCAATCGCGGCGGGTTTGCTGCTGCTGGGCTGGGCTGCGTCTACGGCCATCGCCCGCGGAGGGCTTATCCGTTTCGAGTTCGTCGAGACGCACATGGGAAGCCCGTTCCACCTCGTTTTATACACCGAAGACGAGGCATCCGCCAGAAGCAGCTCGGCGAAGGCGTTTGCCCGGATCGCCGAGCTGGACCTGGCCCTCTCCGACTACAACCCCGAGAGCGAGCTGATGCGGCTCTGCGGCCGGGCCGGAGGCGGCCCCGTGTCCGTCTCCGCCGACCTGTTCGACGTGCTTCGGCGATCCCTGGTGTTCGCGGAGTGTTCCGATGGCGCCTTCGACCCGACGGTT
It encodes:
- a CDS encoding SUMF1/EgtB/PvdO family nonheme iron enzyme; translated protein: MSPIPLRRLFAVFASSAIGVASVAGAQEAAPPAGDQKPYTETIPGTALSFQMLPIPGGTYSMGSPDTEAKRSDDEGPVHDVKIAPFWMGRVEVTWDEFDEFAAAMDLKRKSREKIDLKAQVDSEKAGDAVTRPTPPYADMTFGYGRRNQPVICMTHHAAMEYTRWLSAKTGKTYRLPTEAEWEYACRAGTKTAYSFGDDPADIDEYAWFVENTEKPQQVGKKKPNPWGLHDMHGNVAEWCIDHYDPKFYGTAAATAPGPVNFPTPKEYSYVARGGSWDDDSDRLRSAARRGSDLEWSVQDPQRPQSIWWHTDATFCGFRLVRPLDEQENLRGVKSLVVKGKGSK